A part of Prolixibacteraceae bacterium genomic DNA contains:
- a CDS encoding MATE family efflux transporter: protein MNQNNHLELKDTPIKKLFWKYFIPSFTSVVVNALYNIVDRVFIGHGVGAYALSGLSAVFPIMIIMMAFGMLVGMGAGVRISINLGKGDLPRASKVLGNALTLLIILAAFVTIIGFCIKQPVLELFGASDQTIDFANDYLNIILFGSVFNMVGFGMNNLIRSEGNAKIAMYSILISAGTNIILDPIFIFGFGMGVEGAAYATIISMAVLCVWVLLHFTKSPKAIIHLKKGDLSLQWDIVWYIFTIGFAPFSMQVAASMVQGILNTQLIQYGGDLAVGAMGIINSVINLIIMTIIAINMASQPIIGYNVGAKRYDKVKEVLFLGIRFATIISIICWILVQVSPQTIVKAFNNDSPELMKIATQGLRILLMMLPIVGFQVVVSNYFQSIGKALTATIMSLMRQVILLIPLLMVIPRHYGLFGVWISGPISDTLSFLFVLILFTREMKKLNKCIDSNNTQCG, encoded by the coding sequence ATGAATCAAAACAACCACCTGGAGCTAAAAGATACTCCTATTAAGAAATTATTCTGGAAATATTTTATTCCATCCTTTACGAGTGTTGTGGTTAATGCTCTATATAATATTGTCGACAGAGTCTTTATCGGTCATGGAGTTGGAGCTTATGCTCTTTCAGGACTTAGTGCGGTGTTCCCCATCATGATAATAATGATGGCCTTCGGTATGCTTGTCGGAATGGGGGCTGGAGTCAGAATATCGATTAATCTAGGGAAGGGAGACCTTCCGAGAGCATCTAAAGTGTTAGGTAATGCATTAACACTACTAATAATTTTGGCTGCCTTTGTTACCATCATTGGTTTTTGCATCAAACAACCTGTGTTAGAATTATTTGGGGCTAGTGATCAAACCATTGATTTTGCAAATGATTATTTGAATATTATTCTTTTTGGGTCCGTATTTAATATGGTCGGATTTGGAATGAATAACTTAATTAGATCTGAAGGAAATGCCAAAATTGCCATGTATTCGATTTTGATTAGTGCTGGAACCAATATCATCTTGGATCCAATCTTTATCTTTGGGTTTGGTATGGGAGTTGAAGGAGCAGCATATGCTACGATTATTTCAATGGCTGTTTTATGTGTTTGGGTGCTATTACACTTTACAAAGAGTCCTAAAGCGATTATTCATCTAAAAAAAGGGGATCTATCGTTACAATGGGATATAGTATGGTATATATTTACTATTGGTTTTGCTCCTTTTTCGATGCAAGTTGCAGCAAGTATGGTTCAAGGCATCTTGAATACACAACTTATCCAATATGGAGGGGATCTAGCTGTTGGAGCTATGGGGATTATCAATAGTGTTATCAACCTAATTATCATGACCATTATTGCTATTAATATGGCCTCCCAACCAATTATCGGATATAATGTAGGAGCAAAAAGATATGATAAGGTAAAAGAGGTTCTCTTTCTTGGCATTCGTTTCGCAACCATTATCTCGATTATATGCTGGATTCTTGTGCAAGTTTCACCACAAACAATAGTCAAAGCCTTTAATAATGATAGCCCTGAGTTGATGAAGATTGCAACGCAGGGACTACGTATTCTATTAATGATGCTGCCTATTGTTGGATTCCAAGTAGTAGTATCTAACTATTTTCAATCCATCGGAAAGGCTCTGACTGCAACAATCATGTCATTAATGAGACAAGTGATCTTACTTATTCCATTACTGATGGTAATACCTCGACATTATGGACTATTCGGAGTATGGATTAGTGGTCCTATAAGTGATACCCTATCATTCCTATTTGTTCTTATACTTTTTACAAGAGAGATGAAGAAATTAAATAAATGTATTGATAGCAACAATACCCAATGTGGTTAA
- a CDS encoding DMT family transporter, which yields MVNTDKKSLLLLHLVVLIYGFTGVLGKLIDMDAVVLVWYRIFFAFISLGGYMIFTQRSFRVRWKDLLQISGIGLIVAIHWITFFYSIKISNISVALGTFSVGTLFASILEPLFFRKKVKKLEVITGLLIIIGLYIIFNFEFKYFAGIMMAIFSAFLATLFTVLNRFFANERFSPITVTFYEMVAGFIGITIWLGLKGRLNSGILDVSQIDLFYLIILGVVCTAFAFVLSVLVMRKLSAYTVVLTVNLEPVYSIILAQLLFSESERMSFGFFIGTFILLLAVFLFPIVDKYTRKKSPSHGI from the coding sequence ATGGTGAATACAGATAAGAAGAGTTTATTACTTCTTCACTTGGTCGTTCTTATTTATGGATTTACAGGGGTATTGGGTAAACTAATCGATATGGATGCTGTTGTTTTAGTTTGGTATCGAATCTTTTTTGCTTTTATCAGTCTTGGTGGCTATATGATCTTTACTCAGAGATCTTTTAGAGTGAGATGGAAAGATTTATTGCAGATATCAGGTATTGGATTAATTGTAGCCATTCATTGGATAACTTTCTTCTATTCGATAAAGATTTCAAATATATCAGTAGCTTTAGGGACTTTCTCTGTAGGTACACTATTTGCAAGTATTCTTGAACCTCTTTTTTTTCGTAAGAAGGTCAAGAAGTTAGAGGTGATCACAGGGCTATTAATTATTATAGGACTCTACATTATCTTTAATTTTGAGTTCAAATATTTTGCGGGGATAATGATGGCAATCTTCTCTGCATTTCTAGCTACACTCTTTACTGTATTAAATCGATTCTTTGCTAACGAGAGATTCTCACCCATTACAGTCACTTTCTATGAAATGGTAGCAGGTTTTATCGGTATTACTATATGGCTTGGTCTTAAAGGCCGACTAAATAGTGGTATTTTAGATGTATCGCAAATAGATCTTTTTTATTTAATCATATTGGGAGTAGTATGCACTGCTTTTGCATTCGTTTTAAGCGTCCTTGTGATGAGAAAACTTTCTGCCTATACTGTTGTACTGACTGTAAACCTAGAGCCGGTGTATAGTATTATTCTTGCTCAATTGCTGTTTTCAGAATCAGAACGAATGTCATTTGGATTCTTTATCGGAACATTTATCCTTCTACTAGCAGTGTTTTTATTTCCAATTGTCGATAAATATACTCGTAAGAAGAGTCCATCTCATGGAATATAG
- the nhaA gene encoding Na+/H+ antiporter NhaA produces MNIESKKTGRIRARFHQFLEADASGGVLLIICTFAALLWANSPFQDAYEHLLHSEIAIHIGSFHFEMHLLHWVNDVLMAIFFFVVGLEIKREIIAGELSSFKKAVFPALGAVGGMLFPAVLFVLLAGGRAGSQGWGIPMATDIAFSLGILSLLGKRVPLPLKVFLVALAIVDDLGAIVVIALFYTSNLAVGYLYYALAILAVMFVLNRKGVYKIYPYVILGIVVWYFFYLSGIHATIAGVLVAFTIPIRRELDEKVFNKTLTKISIDPSLATPYTISDSDIHKIDHLRKNAKRVLSPVQYLEHKLHKLVNFFIMPVFAIANAGVHLSSGNTGGEDYSYISMCVGLSLLLGKTLGIVGIAWIGVKLKIAELPSGIKWKQMFGVAMLGGLGFTMSLFISNLAYMDVAMLSAAKIGVLIGSTIAGVLGYCYLKITLPEGKCA; encoded by the coding sequence ATGAACATAGAATCTAAAAAAACAGGGCGTATAAGAGCCCGTTTTCACCAGTTTCTTGAGGCAGATGCTTCTGGTGGTGTGTTGCTTATTATTTGTACTTTTGCTGCATTATTATGGGCAAACTCACCATTCCAAGATGCCTATGAGCACCTACTACATTCTGAAATTGCTATTCATATTGGATCCTTTCATTTTGAAATGCATCTATTGCATTGGGTTAATGATGTCCTAATGGCAATCTTCTTTTTTGTTGTAGGATTAGAGATCAAAAGAGAAATTATTGCAGGAGAGTTATCTTCATTTAAGAAAGCAGTATTTCCCGCATTAGGCGCTGTTGGAGGAATGTTATTTCCCGCAGTGTTATTTGTTCTTTTAGCAGGAGGTCGAGCAGGATCTCAAGGTTGGGGAATTCCAATGGCAACAGATATAGCCTTTTCGTTAGGTATATTGAGTTTACTTGGAAAAAGAGTTCCACTCCCTTTAAAGGTCTTCTTGGTGGCATTGGCGATTGTGGATGACTTAGGTGCCATAGTCGTAATAGCCTTGTTTTACACATCTAATTTAGCTGTGGGATACCTGTATTACGCTTTAGCTATATTAGCCGTAATGTTTGTTTTGAATAGAAAAGGAGTATATAAAATTTATCCATATGTTATTTTAGGTATTGTAGTATGGTATTTTTTCTATCTATCTGGAATTCATGCTACGATCGCTGGAGTTTTGGTGGCTTTTACCATCCCTATCCGTAGAGAGTTGGATGAGAAGGTGTTTAATAAAACTTTGACTAAGATTAGTATTGATCCCTCTTTGGCTACTCCGTATACTATTAGTGATTCGGATATTCATAAGATTGATCACCTACGTAAAAATGCGAAACGTGTTTTAAGTCCAGTTCAATATTTAGAACACAAGTTGCATAAGTTAGTTAACTTCTTTATTATGCCTGTATTTGCAATTGCGAATGCAGGAGTACATCTTTCGTCTGGTAATACTGGAGGCGAAGATTATAGTTACATCTCAATGTGTGTAGGGCTTTCATTACTTCTTGGTAAAACTTTAGGTATTGTTGGTATTGCATGGATAGGAGTTAAACTAAAAATAGCAGAATTACCAAGCGGGATTAAATGGAAACAGATGTTTGGTGTTGCAATGTTAGGTGGACTAGGATTTACCATGTCTCTTTTCATTAGTAATTTAGCATATATGGATGTCGCGATGTTAAGTGCGGCAAAAATAGGTGTTTTAATCGGATCGACCATTGCAGGAGTCCTTGGATATTGTTATTTGAAAATAACGCTTCCTGAAGGAAAATGTGCATAG
- a CDS encoding glycoside hydrolase family 97 protein: MNRLITVVSLFLGVLMISCNSARRSEIYSPDADVKVRLNLDEGVPFYRVYYKDQLVIGKSRLGLQFKNLDNLDREIIAVDCDTIMHREQWKPVWGQTSSIRNDYNEVVWTLRNEARLEMKVHFRVFDDGIAFRYVMPNNSLVDSVLVSKELSQFNIKGNPDSWSIPANFDTYEMLYRHKRLSQVKNANTPITMKREDGVYLSIHEANLTNYAGMTLDNLGGNNILESNLVPWPDGVKVRLKAGLVSPWRTVQIASKAGDLITSNMILNLNEPSRINTTDWIKPMKYVGVWWGMHIGTEVWTEGERHGATTENSKRYIDFAHEHGFKGFLPEGWNKGWDKWGQRGAFDQITPAKDFNLLEVAQYAKEKGVGFIGHHETGGDIPTYEKNMDAAFKLLGDVGAVGVKTGYAGGIYPRGQHHHGQFMVNHYRRVVKTAAKYHLMVDAHEPIKATGIARTWPNMMTREGVRGQEWNGWSKGNPPSHYATIPFTRMLGGPIDYTPGIFDLLIKNKKDQRVKWNCDDLSITRVHTTLAKQLANYVVLFSPWQMVADLPENMEGNPALKFIEDVPTTWDETLVPIAEIGEHVVIARRRGNNWFVGGLTDEKPRDSKLALNFLDGNRKYYATIYKDSKDTDFDTAPERIAIETKEVSTHDVLNIHMVKGGGFAIKIVPLN, translated from the coding sequence ATGAACAGGCTAATAACAGTTGTTTCGTTATTCCTAGGAGTTCTTATGATCTCTTGTAATTCTGCACGTCGAAGTGAAATCTACTCCCCAGATGCTGACGTAAAGGTGAGGTTAAACCTAGATGAAGGTGTGCCTTTCTATCGCGTTTATTATAAAGACCAATTGGTTATCGGAAAGTCGCGGTTAGGATTACAATTTAAAAATCTTGATAATCTAGATCGTGAAATAATAGCAGTAGATTGTGATACAATAATGCATAGAGAGCAATGGAAACCTGTTTGGGGACAGACATCATCCATTCGTAACGACTACAATGAAGTCGTGTGGACATTACGCAATGAAGCTCGTTTGGAGATGAAAGTACATTTTAGAGTCTTTGACGATGGTATTGCATTTCGTTATGTAATGCCGAATAATAGTCTTGTAGATAGTGTCTTAGTTTCAAAAGAATTGAGTCAATTTAATATTAAAGGAAATCCAGATTCATGGTCTATTCCTGCAAATTTCGATACGTATGAGATGTTGTATCGTCATAAGCGACTGTCTCAAGTGAAGAATGCAAATACTCCAATTACAATGAAGAGAGAAGATGGGGTTTATCTTAGTATTCATGAGGCGAACTTAACGAACTATGCAGGGATGACACTTGATAACCTCGGAGGTAATAATATATTGGAATCAAATCTTGTTCCTTGGCCAGATGGTGTTAAAGTGAGGCTAAAAGCTGGTTTAGTTTCACCTTGGCGTACAGTGCAAATCGCATCTAAAGCTGGTGATCTAATCACCTCGAATATGATTTTAAACCTTAATGAACCTTCTAGAATAAATACTACGGATTGGATTAAACCAATGAAATATGTAGGTGTGTGGTGGGGAATGCATATCGGGACTGAGGTTTGGACCGAAGGTGAACGTCACGGTGCAACTACTGAAAATTCGAAGAGATATATCGATTTTGCACATGAACATGGCTTTAAAGGATTTTTACCTGAAGGTTGGAATAAAGGTTGGGATAAATGGGGACAAAGAGGAGCCTTTGATCAAATTACTCCAGCAAAGGATTTTAATCTATTAGAAGTTGCTCAATATGCGAAAGAGAAAGGTGTAGGCTTTATTGGCCATCATGAAACGGGAGGAGATATTCCTACTTATGAGAAAAATATGGATGCCGCATTTAAACTCCTTGGTGATGTTGGTGCTGTGGGAGTGAAGACAGGATATGCTGGTGGTATTTATCCTCGTGGTCAACATCATCATGGACAGTTTATGGTTAACCATTATCGTCGAGTAGTCAAAACTGCTGCGAAATATCATTTAATGGTTGATGCGCACGAACCTATCAAAGCGACAGGAATTGCGCGTACATGGCCCAATATGATGACCCGAGAAGGGGTGAGAGGACAAGAATGGAATGGTTGGAGTAAAGGTAACCCACCAAGCCATTATGCTACAATCCCTTTTACTCGTATGTTAGGAGGTCCTATTGATTATACTCCTGGAATTTTTGACTTATTAATTAAAAATAAAAAAGATCAACGTGTCAAGTGGAATTGTGATGATCTATCAATAACTCGTGTTCATACGACTTTAGCAAAACAGTTGGCAAACTATGTTGTATTATTCTCGCCATGGCAGATGGTGGCTGATCTTCCTGAAAATATGGAAGGGAATCCAGCTCTTAAGTTTATAGAGGATGTGCCAACAACGTGGGATGAAACATTAGTGCCTATTGCTGAAATTGGGGAGCATGTTGTGATTGCGCGTCGTCGTGGTAATAATTGGTTTGTTGGGGGACTAACCGATGAGAAGCCACGTGATAGCAAATTAGCATTGAATTTCTTGGATGGTAACAGAAAGTATTATGCAACGATCTATAAGGATAGTAAGGATACTGATTTTGATACTGCACCTGAAAGAATTGCTATTGAGACAAAAGAAGTGAGTACTCACGATGTCTTAAATATTCACATGGTTAAAGGTGGTGGATTTGCGATTAAAATTGTTCCGTTGAACTAA